A genome region from Pseudomonas helmanticensis includes the following:
- a CDS encoding AlgP family protein produces the protein MSATKKPVNTPLHLLQQLSGSLLEHLENACSQALADAEKLLAKLEKQRGKAQEKLHKSRTKLQDAAAAGKAKAQTKAKGAVKELEDLLDALKDRQSDTRSYILQLKRDAQESLKLAQGVGRVQEAVSKVLSTRSAKPAAAPAKKAAAKPAAAKAPAKTAAAKPAAKTAAKPAAKAPVKAAAKPAAKTAAKPAAKKPAAASAAKPAAKTTAAKPAPAKPAARTAAAKPAAKTTAAKAAPAKTAAAKPAAKPAAKVAAKPAAKTTAAKPAAKPAVAKPAAKAAAKPAAKPAAKPAVKAAAKPAAKPAAKPAAAAKPATAAAKPAAAKPAAKPAAKPAVKKPAAAKPAAAKPATAPAAKPAAPAASTASAAPAAAATTSTPSAAPSPAAASSTSNNPTSAS, from the coding sequence ATGTCGGCCACCAAGAAGCCTGTAAACACTCCGTTGCACTTACTCCAACAACTCTCGGGCAGCCTGCTCGAGCATCTGGAAAACGCTTGCTCGCAAGCCTTGGCTGATGCTGAAAAACTGCTCGCCAAGCTGGAAAAGCAACGCGGCAAGGCGCAAGAAAAACTGCACAAATCCCGCACCAAATTGCAGGACGCAGCTGCCGCCGGTAAAGCCAAGGCACAGACCAAAGCCAAAGGCGCAGTGAAAGAACTCGAAGACCTGCTTGATGCCTTGAAGGATCGTCAGTCCGATACGCGCAGCTACATTCTGCAACTCAAGCGCGACGCTCAGGAAAGCCTGAAACTGGCCCAGGGTGTTGGCCGCGTTCAAGAAGCCGTGAGCAAGGTATTGTCGACTCGCTCGGCCAAACCAGCGGCCGCGCCGGCGAAGAAAGCCGCTGCAAAACCTGCAGCAGCCAAGGCGCCAGCGAAAACTGCAGCGGCCAAGCCAGCTGCAAAAACCGCTGCCAAGCCAGCTGCAAAAGCACCGGTGAAAGCGGCTGCCAAACCGGCTGCGAAAACCGCTGCCAAACCTGCCGCGAAAAAACCGGCTGCGGCCAGCGCGGCAAAACCAGCTGCTAAAACCACCGCTGCGAAACCTGCTCCCGCCAAGCCGGCTGCGCGTACTGCCGCTGCCAAACCGGCTGCAAAAACCACTGCTGCCAAAGCTGCTCCGGCGAAAACCGCAGCCGCCAAGCCGGCCGCTAAACCCGCTGCCAAAGTTGCGGCAAAACCAGCTGCTAAAACCACCGCTGCGAAACCAGCCGCGAAACCGGCTGTAGCCAAACCTGCTGCAAAAGCTGCGGCAAAACCGGCCGCCAAGCCTGCTGCCAAACCAGCAGTGAAAGCCGCCGCCAAACCGGCAGCCAAACCCGCCGCAAAACCGGCTGCTGCTGCAAAACCAGCAACTGCTGCCGCCAAGCCTGCTGCTGCAAAACCAGCTGCAAAACCTGCCGCCAAACCAGCCGTGAAAAAGCCAGCCGCTGCCAAACCAGCTGCCGCTAAACCGGCTACCGCGCCAGCGGCCAAGCCTGCCGCACCGGCAGCGTCGACTGCGTCAGCGGCACCTGCTGCAGCCGCCACTACCTCGACCCCTTCGGCTGCGCCATCGCCAGCCGCTGCGTCGAGCACCAGCAACAACCCGACCAGCGCTTCCTAA
- a CDS encoding TIGR02444 family protein encodes MSSDLWSFSLATYARPGVEDACLQLQTAGANVCLLLCALWLEQRGVMCDERRARQLQTLTEPWDIEVVQPLRTLRMQWKARALDDAVLKGMREQIKSLELEAERALLSRLEGVAQAWPRNAAGSTTWLEGLAGSAASPNRDALQVLRVAATGT; translated from the coding sequence ATGTCCTCTGACCTGTGGAGCTTTTCCCTTGCCACCTACGCCCGCCCGGGCGTGGAAGACGCCTGCCTGCAACTGCAAACGGCGGGCGCGAATGTGTGCCTGCTGTTGTGTGCTTTGTGGCTGGAGCAACGCGGGGTGATGTGCGATGAACGACGCGCTCGCCAGCTTCAGACGCTGACCGAACCGTGGGATATCGAAGTGGTGCAGCCGCTGCGGACACTGCGCATGCAGTGGAAGGCGCGGGCGCTGGATGACGCGGTGCTGAAAGGCATGCGCGAGCAGATCAAATCACTTGAGCTTGAGGCTGAGCGAGCGTTGCTGTCACGGCTTGAGGGCGTGGCGCAGGCGTGGCCGCGAAACGCTGCAGGCTCGACGACCTGGCTGGAGGGATTGGCCGGCAGTGCGGCCAGCCCGAACCGCGACGCGCTGCAAGTGCTGCGCGTCGCGGCAACCGGCACTTAG
- the abc-f gene encoding ribosomal protection-like ABC-F family protein, with protein sequence MIRLQNLTLQRGPQRLLEDAELTLHAGHKAGLIGANGAGKSSLFALIRGELHPDSGDCFLPADWRIAHMRQEIETLERLAVDYVLDGDLRLREVQRDLAAAEAAHDGAAQARLHAELDSADGYTADARARKLLAGLGFTNEQMDRQVGDFSGGWRMRLNLAQALMCPSDLLLLDEPTNHLDLDAIIWLEEWLKSYPGTLLLISHDRDFLDEVVDHVAHVDQRKITLYRGGYSAFERARAERLAQQQQAYEKQQAQRAHMESYIARFKAQATKARQAQSRIKALERMEELSAAHVDSPFDFVFRESSKISSPLIDLSDASLGYGDKTILEKVKLQLTPGARIGLLGPNGAGKSTLIKNLAGELSPIAGRLTRGENTVVGYFAQHQLDSLDSKASPLLHMQRLAPTEREQTLRDFLGGFDFRGARIDEPVLNFSGGEKARLALALIAWERPNLLLLDEPTNHLDLEMRLALTMALQEFSGAVLVVSHDRHLLKSTTDNFYLVADGKVEEFDGDLEDYARWLVEYRQRNAPVSTTTVNPDKTDKKAQRQAAAALRQQLAPHKREADKLEAELGKLHEKLAKVDASLGDSDIYEPARKNELRDLLAEQAKLKVREGELEEAWMEALEILESMQAELEALS encoded by the coding sequence ATGATCCGACTTCAGAACCTGACTTTACAGCGTGGCCCGCAACGTCTGCTAGAAGACGCCGAGCTGACCCTGCACGCCGGCCACAAAGCTGGCCTCATCGGTGCCAACGGCGCCGGCAAATCGAGCTTGTTCGCCCTGATTCGGGGTGAGCTGCATCCGGATTCGGGTGATTGCTTCCTGCCGGCCGACTGGCGCATCGCCCACATGCGCCAGGAGATCGAGACGCTCGAACGGCTTGCCGTCGACTATGTGCTCGATGGCGACCTGCGTCTACGCGAGGTGCAACGTGACCTCGCGGCCGCCGAAGCCGCGCATGACGGTGCCGCTCAGGCGCGCCTGCACGCCGAACTCGACAGCGCCGACGGTTACACCGCCGATGCGCGGGCGCGCAAGTTGCTTGCCGGTCTCGGTTTCACCAACGAGCAGATGGATCGTCAGGTCGGCGATTTCTCCGGGGGCTGGCGGATGCGCCTGAACCTGGCGCAGGCCTTGATGTGCCCGTCGGACTTGTTGCTGCTCGACGAGCCGACCAACCACTTGGATCTCGACGCCATCATCTGGCTCGAAGAGTGGCTGAAGAGCTACCCGGGCACCTTGCTGCTGATTTCCCACGACCGCGATTTCCTCGACGAAGTCGTCGATCATGTGGCGCACGTCGATCAGCGCAAAATTACCCTGTATCGCGGCGGCTACAGCGCCTTTGAACGCGCCCGTGCCGAGCGTCTGGCCCAGCAGCAACAGGCCTACGAGAAGCAGCAGGCGCAACGTGCGCACATGGAAAGCTACATCGCCCGCTTCAAGGCGCAAGCGACCAAGGCCCGTCAGGCGCAGAGCCGGATCAAGGCCCTGGAGCGCATGGAAGAGCTGTCGGCGGCCCACGTCGATTCGCCGTTCGATTTCGTTTTCCGCGAGTCGAGCAAGATCTCCAGTCCGCTGATCGATCTGTCCGATGCGAGCCTGGGTTATGGCGACAAAACCATCCTCGAGAAGGTCAAGCTGCAACTGACCCCGGGTGCGCGGATCGGCCTGCTCGGGCCGAACGGCGCCGGTAAGTCGACGCTGATCAAGAACCTCGCCGGCGAGCTGTCACCGATCGCCGGGCGCCTGACCCGTGGCGAGAACACCGTGGTCGGCTACTTCGCTCAGCACCAGCTCGACTCGCTGGACTCCAAGGCCAGCCCGTTGCTGCACATGCAGCGTCTGGCACCGACCGAACGCGAGCAGACCCTGCGCGACTTCCTCGGTGGTTTCGACTTCCGTGGTGCGCGTATCGATGAGCCGGTGCTGAATTTCTCCGGTGGCGAAAAGGCCCGTCTGGCCCTGGCGTTGATCGCCTGGGAACGGCCGAACCTGTTGCTGCTCGACGAACCGACCAACCACCTCGACCTCGAAATGCGCCTGGCGCTGACCATGGCGCTGCAGGAATTCAGTGGCGCGGTGTTGGTGGTATCTCACGATCGACACTTGCTCAAGAGCACCACCGATAACTTCTACCTGGTCGCTGACGGCAAGGTCGAAGAGTTCGATGGCGACCTCGAAGACTACGCGCGCTGGCTGGTGGAATACCGCCAGCGCAACGCGCCGGTCAGCACCACTACAGTCAACCCGGACAAGACCGACAAGAAGGCCCAGCGTCAGGCGGCGGCTGCCCTGCGTCAGCAACTTGCACCGCACAAGCGCGAAGCCGACAAGCTCGAAGCTGAACTCGGCAAGCTCCACGAGAAGCTCGCCAAGGTCGATGCCAGCCTTGGCGACAGCGACATCTACGAGCCGGCGCGCAAGAACGAGTTGCGTGACCTGCTGGCCGAACAGGCCAAGCTGAAGGTTCGCGAAGGCGAGCTGGAAGAGGCGTGGATGGAAGCCCTCGAGATATTGGAAAGCATGCAGGCGGAGCTGGAGGCGTTGTCCTGA
- a CDS encoding mechanosensitive ion channel family protein, which translates to MDAFKLPLPAEWVEPIWFTVQILLILLAGYLTQRFVAKGLTRLGERYPFPPQLLMPLRGVLRWLIMGSALIFVLERLGVSATVLWTALSGFVAVAAVAFFAMWSVLSNLLCAILIFTVGPFRLGDIVELVDTTDKPGVKGRVVAINLLYTTLIEAEELGTGSAMVQVPNSLFFQRSVRRWRGTDVFPSSGFEK; encoded by the coding sequence ATGGACGCGTTCAAGCTGCCGCTGCCGGCGGAGTGGGTCGAGCCGATCTGGTTCACGGTGCAGATTTTGCTGATTCTGCTGGCCGGTTACCTCACTCAGCGCTTCGTCGCCAAAGGCCTGACCCGCTTGGGTGAGCGCTATCCGTTCCCGCCGCAGTTGCTGATGCCGCTGCGGGGCGTATTGCGCTGGCTGATCATGGGCAGCGCGCTGATCTTTGTCCTTGAACGCCTCGGTGTCTCGGCGACGGTGTTGTGGACGGCGCTGTCGGGCTTCGTTGCGGTGGCGGCGGTCGCGTTCTTTGCGATGTGGAGTGTGCTGTCGAACCTGCTCTGCGCAATTCTGATTTTTACCGTCGGGCCGTTTCGGCTGGGCGATATCGTTGAGCTGGTGGACACCACTGACAAGCCGGGCGTCAAAGGCCGGGTGGTGGCGATCAATCTGCTCTATACCACGTTGATCGAGGCTGAAGAGCTTGGGACTGGCAGCGCGATGGTGCAGGTGCCGAACAGCTTGTTCTTCCAGCGTTCGGTGCGGCGTTGGCGTGGGACGGATGTTTTTCCGTCGAGCGGGTTTGAGAAGTAG
- the rhtB gene encoding homoserine/homoserine lactone efflux protein, with product MELQTWLAFFAACWVISLSPGAGAIASMSSGLQYGFWRGYWNALGLQIGLAVQIAIVGAGVGAILTASATAFHAIKWFGVAYLIYLAIKQWRALPMDMSDDAAVRPIGKPLALVFRGFLVNISNPKALVFMLAVLPQFINPHAPLLIQYVVIGVTMVCVDLIVMAGYTGLASKVLRLLRTPKQQKRMNRTFAGLFVGAAAFMATLRKAAA from the coding sequence ATGGAGCTTCAAACATGGCTGGCGTTTTTCGCTGCCTGCTGGGTGATCAGTCTTTCCCCGGGTGCTGGCGCCATTGCGTCGATGTCCAGCGGTCTGCAATACGGTTTCTGGCGCGGTTACTGGAACGCCCTCGGCCTGCAGATCGGTCTGGCCGTGCAGATCGCGATTGTCGGCGCCGGCGTTGGCGCGATTCTTACGGCGTCGGCCACGGCTTTCCATGCAATCAAGTGGTTTGGTGTCGCCTACCTGATCTATCTCGCCATCAAACAATGGCGTGCGCTGCCCATGGACATGAGCGATGACGCGGCCGTACGGCCCATCGGCAAACCGCTGGCGCTGGTGTTCCGTGGCTTTCTGGTGAATATCAGCAACCCCAAGGCGCTGGTGTTCATGCTGGCGGTGCTGCCGCAGTTCATCAATCCGCACGCGCCGCTGCTGATTCAGTATGTGGTGATCGGCGTGACGATGGTCTGTGTCGATCTGATCGTCATGGCGGGCTACACCGGGCTGGCGTCGAAGGTGCTGCGTTTGCTGCGCACACCGAAGCAGCAGAAGCGCATGAACCGCACGTTTGCCGGGCTGTTCGTCGGCGCTGCGGCGTTTATGGCTACCTTGCGTAAAGCCGCCGCATAA
- a CDS encoding penicillin-binding protein activator LpoB, whose amino-acid sequence MRTWIGMIAMACAFSVQAAPKVAVADLAYEARVEQYIHTISAQSDHQESYYGASGSSSHEEYETRNSYIEQTELRRFTGDIKGEMLRTGMFQLVQGKPYTASSKGDIYDVIQRIKAGSFKGADYVLFGTVSDIDFTQDMNELANTDSYSAVLALTLVADFSLINTRTYEIISAFTAMGEAQDTKLVNGRDIHVSLNRPRVVRDVSKALGEDVAGQLSQQLGSGGYEPSREPAQRNNLPADTPPVILR is encoded by the coding sequence ATGCGCACATGGATTGGCATGATCGCTATGGCTTGCGCGTTCAGCGTGCAGGCGGCGCCGAAAGTCGCCGTCGCCGACCTCGCGTACGAAGCGCGCGTGGAGCAATACATCCACACTATTTCGGCGCAGAGCGATCATCAGGAGAGCTATTACGGCGCCAGCGGTTCGTCCAGCCATGAAGAATACGAGACGCGCAACAGCTACATCGAACAGACCGAGTTGCGCCGATTCACCGGCGACATCAAGGGCGAAATGCTTCGTACCGGCATGTTCCAGCTGGTGCAGGGCAAGCCGTACACCGCGTCGTCCAAGGGTGACATCTACGACGTGATCCAGCGGATCAAGGCTGGCAGCTTCAAGGGCGCCGACTATGTGCTGTTCGGCACGGTCTCCGACATCGACTTCACCCAGGACATGAACGAGCTGGCGAACACCGACAGCTATTCGGCGGTGCTCGCGCTGACCCTGGTCGCCGATTTCAGCCTGATCAACACCAGGACGTACGAAATCATCTCCGCCTTCACCGCGATGGGTGAAGCGCAGGACACCAAACTGGTGAACGGTCGGGATATCCATGTATCGCTGAACCGCCCGCGCGTGGTCCGTGATGTGTCGAAGGCGTTGGGTGAGGATGTCGCAGGGCAATTGAGCCAGCAACTCGGTAGCGGCGGTTACGAGCCATCGCGCGAGCCGGCTCAACGCAATAACCTGCCGGCGGATACACCACCCGTGATTCTGCGCTGA
- the lpoB gene encoding penicillin-binding protein activator LpoB encodes MFARVSCLAVFALLASGCVDNSPTLGSGNISYGDPKAVETVTNEFGSTDLQMIAESMTRSLAQSGVLQGRPVVQVYDVMNKTSEYIDTREITTSIKTQLMKTGVARFASDNTAMQSQIDHLKLQNQSGLYKKSTVAKTGNMIAAKYRLEGSISSIVKRSSDYKDVFYKFSLQLIDVESGLAEWMDEKEIRKTTER; translated from the coding sequence ATGTTTGCACGCGTTTCCTGCCTCGCCGTTTTCGCCCTGCTGGCCTCCGGATGCGTCGACAATTCGCCGACCCTGGGCAGCGGTAACATCAGCTACGGCGACCCGAAAGCGGTTGAAACCGTCACCAACGAATTCGGTTCCACCGACCTGCAGATGATCGCCGAGTCGATGACCCGGTCGCTGGCTCAGTCAGGGGTTCTGCAAGGGCGTCCGGTGGTTCAGGTCTACGACGTGATGAACAAGACCAGCGAGTACATCGACACTCGCGAGATCACCACCAGCATCAAGACCCAACTGATGAAGACCGGTGTCGCGCGCTTTGCCAGCGACAACACGGCGATGCAGAGCCAGATTGACCACCTCAAGCTGCAAAACCAGAGTGGCCTGTACAAGAAGAGCACCGTGGCCAAGACTGGCAACATGATCGCGGCGAAATACCGTCTTGAAGGGTCGATCAGCTCGATCGTCAAGCGCAGCAGCGATTACAAGGACGTCTTCTACAAATTCAGCCTGCAACTGATCGATGTCGAGAGCGGTCTGGCCGAATGGATGGACGAAAAAGAAATCCGCAAAACCACGGAGCGTTAA
- a CDS encoding YcfL family protein has protein sequence MRFKFVAISAFALLASGCATPPPPPPAPGSAASKVVAMGELKNIAIGNMRVARENGFMTVGVQLCNTDKRNKTFYYRFAWLGAEGFPVADEEVWKPQLIYGGQNSFLQSIAPTPKAVDFRLELQTP, from the coding sequence ATGCGCTTCAAATTCGTCGCGATTAGCGCTTTCGCCCTGTTGGCCAGCGGCTGCGCAACGCCGCCACCGCCGCCGCCCGCACCGGGCAGCGCCGCGAGCAAAGTCGTGGCCATGGGTGAGCTGAAAAATATCGCGATCGGCAATATGCGCGTCGCCCGCGAAAACGGTTTCATGACCGTCGGCGTCCAGTTGTGCAACACCGACAAGCGCAACAAGACCTTCTATTACCGGTTCGCCTGGCTCGGCGCAGAAGGCTTTCCGGTTGCCGACGAAGAAGTCTGGAAACCCCAGCTGATCTACGGCGGGCAGAACAGCTTCCTCCAAAGCATCGCCCCAACGCCAAAAGCCGTGGACTTCCGTCTGGAACTGCAGACGCCTTGA
- a CDS encoding COG3014 family protein: MRHCLLLTALLSVIVQLNGCAAFRDYDQEMQQTTDQLMMGNVDGALYLIEWNNPWESKDLLYYFEKGAVLSVGNLLPESQMAWRSADQMIVQREDAVSSAPMKFLGQLGRELGVMLVNDKLQRYNGYDYEKVMLTTQMALNQLSVDDFEGARTDIKKTHEREALIARERERQYEEVEEQAKAQGIKVQYKDLRGYPVTLLDAPSVIELKNGYQSAFSHYLAGFTYEALGERDLAAPGYRQAIELRPNVPFLEQALRDLDKPPAKADESDVLIVVQSGLAPARASVKVLIPVQLNENLVIEAPISFPVMVPDTVTPFFDSIKVDARKRPLNLINSVTDMATRTLRDDMPDIIGSARFRANLDAVAQADYNSQNPTKASLVVTRKDPLEEADTRTWRTLPDKTLVARLRLKKGNHTINVPNSTGTLTVRIDRDHQVINLRAFGDRLFIIGTAYVASTEPAPGLK; encoded by the coding sequence ATGCGTCACTGCCTACTGCTGACTGCGCTGCTCAGTGTCATTGTGCAGCTCAACGGATGCGCCGCCTTCCGCGATTACGACCAGGAAATGCAGCAAACCACCGATCAACTGATGATGGGCAATGTCGATGGTGCGCTGTACCTGATCGAGTGGAACAACCCGTGGGAATCCAAGGATCTGCTCTATTACTTCGAAAAAGGCGCAGTCCTCAGCGTCGGCAACTTGCTGCCGGAGAGCCAGATGGCCTGGCGCAGTGCTGACCAGATGATCGTCCAGCGCGAAGACGCCGTGTCGTCCGCACCGATGAAATTCCTCGGCCAATTAGGCCGGGAGCTGGGCGTCATGCTGGTCAATGACAAGCTGCAGCGCTACAACGGTTATGACTACGAAAAGGTCATGCTGACCACGCAGATGGCCCTCAACCAATTGTCCGTCGACGACTTCGAAGGCGCCCGCACCGATATCAAGAAAACCCACGAACGCGAAGCACTGATCGCCCGCGAGCGCGAGCGCCAGTACGAAGAGGTCGAAGAACAAGCCAAGGCTCAGGGCATCAAGGTGCAATACAAGGATCTGCGCGGCTACCCGGTGACCCTTCTTGATGCGCCTTCGGTCATCGAGTTGAAGAACGGTTATCAGAGTGCGTTCAGCCATTATCTGGCCGGTTTCACCTATGAGGCCCTGGGCGAGCGAGATCTGGCTGCACCGGGCTATCGGCAGGCCATCGAACTGCGCCCCAACGTGCCTTTTCTCGAGCAAGCGTTGCGCGATCTCGACAAGCCGCCAGCAAAGGCTGACGAAAGCGACGTGTTGATCGTGGTGCAAAGCGGCCTGGCCCCCGCCCGCGCATCGGTCAAAGTGCTGATTCCGGTGCAGCTCAATGAAAACCTGGTCATCGAGGCGCCGATTTCCTTCCCGGTGATGGTGCCGGATACGGTCACGCCGTTTTTCGACTCGATCAAGGTCGATGCGCGCAAACGCCCCTTGAACCTCATCAACAGCGTGACCGACATGGCGACGCGCACCTTGCGTGATGATATGCCCGATATCATTGGATCGGCGAGGTTCCGCGCCAACCTGGATGCCGTCGCCCAGGCCGATTACAACAGCCAGAACCCCACCAAGGCCTCACTGGTCGTGACCCGCAAAGATCCGCTCGAAGAGGCTGACACCCGCACCTGGCGCACCTTGCCCGATAAAACCCTGGTAGCGCGGCTACGCCTGAAAAAGGGCAATCACACGATCAACGTACCCAACTCCACCGGAACGCTGACCGTACGCATTGATCGTGATCACCAGGTCATCAACCTGCGGGCATTCGGCGACCGGTTATTTATCATCGGCACGGCTTACGTAGCGTCGACGGAACCAGCACCGGGCTTGAAATAG
- a CDS encoding LysR family transcriptional regulator → MNQLMAMRAFRCIVECRGFSAAAERLDTTHSTISRQLQQLETALGTRLINRNTRRFSLTTAGQQYYLACVDIIDRLDQAAVAVGQTHESPSGVLRISAPMVIGTLELANWLPAFQQRYPEIEVDLSCDDRFVDLIAEGFDVALRICGPLEDSTLVARLLTVSPMLLLASPAYVARHGLVRQASELAGHQLLAFAAANDWQLSDARGVITPVKTQGRFKTDSISSLHAAALAGVGIAAFTRATVQDDLLSGRLVQLLPNFTLGQRHYYALYPHARHVALKVKVFVEFMTEHYRNMATPLR, encoded by the coding sequence ATGAATCAACTGATGGCCATGCGTGCGTTCCGTTGCATCGTCGAGTGCCGTGGATTCAGCGCCGCCGCCGAACGCCTCGACACCACGCACTCGACCATCTCCCGGCAGTTGCAGCAACTGGAAACCGCACTCGGCACACGCCTGATCAATCGCAATACCCGTCGCTTCAGCCTGACCACGGCCGGGCAGCAGTATTACCTCGCGTGCGTGGACATCATTGACCGCCTCGACCAAGCCGCCGTGGCAGTCGGGCAAACCCATGAAAGCCCCAGCGGCGTTTTGCGCATCAGCGCGCCGATGGTGATCGGTACGCTCGAGTTGGCGAACTGGTTGCCGGCGTTTCAGCAGCGCTATCCCGAGATTGAAGTTGATCTGTCCTGCGATGACCGCTTCGTCGATCTGATCGCCGAAGGCTTCGATGTAGCGCTGCGCATTTGCGGGCCACTTGAGGATTCGACCTTGGTCGCGCGCTTGCTGACGGTGTCGCCGATGTTGCTGCTGGCCTCGCCGGCTTATGTGGCCCGACATGGCTTGGTGCGCCAGGCAAGTGAATTGGCCGGGCATCAATTGCTGGCCTTCGCCGCTGCCAACGATTGGCAACTGAGCGACGCGCGCGGGGTAATAACACCAGTCAAAACCCAGGGGCGGTTCAAAACCGATTCGATCAGTTCGCTGCACGCCGCCGCGCTGGCGGGTGTCGGCATCGCGGCGTTTACCCGGGCAACGGTGCAGGACGACTTGTTGAGTGGGCGATTGGTGCAGCTCCTGCCCAACTTCACCCTCGGTCAGCGGCACTATTACGCACTGTATCCGCACGCCCGGCATGTCGCCCTGAAGGTGAAGGTTTTTGTCGAGTTCATGACCGAGCACTACCGCAACATGGCGACGCCTTTGCGCTAA